A DNA window from Hydrogenophaga taeniospiralis contains the following coding sequences:
- the metH gene encoding methionine synthase, with protein sequence MSVVSDSTVSAPSHAAAVPPMLLSGLEPLRIGAGSLFVNVGERTNVTGSKAFARMILNGEYEQALAVARQQVENGAQVIDINMDEAMLDSKAAMVKFLNLIAGEPDIARVPVMVDSSKWEVIEAGLRCVQGKGVVNSISMKEGVDEFKRQARLVKRYGAAAVVMAFDEKGQADTYERKVEICERAYRILVDEVGFPPEDIIFDPNIFAIATGIEEHNNYAVDFINATRWIKQHLPGAKVSGGVSNVSFSFRGNDPVREAIHTVFLYHAIQAGMDMGIVNAGMVGVYDELEPELRERVEDVVLNRRPDAGERLVEVAETAKSGAKDESKKNEWRALPIRERLSHALVRGMNEFISEDTEEMWREIEREGGRPLNVIEGPLMDGMNVVGDLFGQGKMFLPQVVKSARVMKQAVAHLLPYIEAEKLAQQAAGADVKPKGKIVIATVKGDVHDIGKNIVTVVLQCNNFEVVNMGVMVPCHEILAKAKEEGADIVGLSGLITPSLEEMQYVAGEMQKDPHFREKGIPLLIGGATTSRVHTAVKISPHYEGPVVYVPDASRSVSVAQSLIGDSRVKYIAELNADYHRVRTQHANKKQVPLWPLAQARANKWLPALPPLPQAGEGRGEGASESAWASYQPTQPKFIGKRQFKNFDLAEIAKYIDWGPFFQTWDLAGPYPAILSDEVVGEQATKVFADAQAMLKKIIEGRWLSANGVIGLYPANTVNDDDIELYTDESRSQVALTWHGLRQQTEKQEVDGVLRPSRCLADFVAPKGVANDYVGLFAVTAGLGADKKERQFLDANDDYSAILFKSLADRLAEAFAECLHHRVRTDLWGYAADEALSSEDLIKEKYQGIRPAPGYPACPDHSVKRAMFALLQADEIGMALTESLAMTPAASVSGFYLSHPDSSYFNVGKIGEDQVQDLAERSGVAASELRRWLGPNL encoded by the coding sequence GACATCAACATGGACGAGGCCATGCTCGACAGCAAGGCCGCGATGGTGAAGTTCCTGAACCTGATCGCGGGCGAGCCCGACATCGCGCGCGTGCCGGTGATGGTGGACAGCTCCAAGTGGGAGGTGATCGAAGCCGGCCTGCGCTGCGTGCAGGGCAAGGGCGTCGTCAACTCGATCAGCATGAAAGAAGGCGTGGACGAGTTCAAGCGCCAGGCGCGGCTGGTGAAGCGCTACGGCGCGGCGGCCGTGGTGATGGCCTTCGACGAAAAGGGCCAGGCCGACACCTACGAGCGCAAGGTCGAGATCTGCGAGCGCGCCTACCGCATCCTGGTGGACGAGGTGGGCTTCCCGCCCGAAGACATCATCTTCGACCCCAACATCTTCGCCATCGCCACCGGCATCGAAGAGCACAACAACTACGCGGTCGATTTCATCAACGCCACGCGCTGGATCAAGCAGCACCTGCCGGGCGCCAAGGTGAGCGGCGGCGTGTCCAACGTGTCGTTCAGCTTCCGCGGCAACGACCCGGTGCGCGAGGCGATCCACACCGTGTTCCTGTACCACGCGATCCAGGCCGGCATGGACATGGGCATCGTCAACGCGGGCATGGTGGGCGTGTACGACGAGCTGGAGCCTGAACTGCGCGAGCGTGTTGAGGACGTGGTGCTGAACCGCCGCCCAGACGCCGGCGAGCGCCTGGTGGAGGTGGCCGAGACCGCCAAGAGCGGTGCCAAGGACGAGAGCAAGAAGAACGAGTGGCGTGCGCTGCCGATCCGCGAGCGCCTGAGCCACGCGCTGGTGCGCGGCATGAACGAGTTCATCAGCGAAGACACCGAAGAGATGTGGCGCGAGATCGAGCGCGAGGGCGGGCGCCCGCTCAACGTGATCGAAGGCCCGCTGATGGACGGCATGAACGTGGTCGGCGACCTGTTTGGCCAGGGCAAGATGTTCCTGCCCCAGGTGGTGAAGAGCGCGCGCGTGATGAAGCAGGCCGTGGCCCACCTGCTGCCCTACATCGAGGCAGAGAAACTGGCGCAGCAGGCCGCGGGCGCGGACGTGAAACCCAAGGGCAAGATCGTGATCGCCACGGTGAAAGGCGACGTGCACGACATCGGCAAGAACATCGTCACCGTGGTCTTGCAGTGCAACAACTTCGAGGTGGTGAACATGGGCGTGATGGTGCCCTGCCACGAGATCCTGGCCAAGGCCAAGGAAGAGGGCGCCGACATCGTGGGCCTGTCCGGCCTGATCACGCCCAGCCTGGAAGAGATGCAGTACGTGGCCGGCGAGATGCAGAAGGACCCGCACTTCCGCGAGAAGGGCATTCCGCTGCTGATCGGCGGCGCCACCACCAGCCGCGTGCACACGGCGGTGAAGATTTCGCCGCACTACGAGGGCCCGGTGGTCTACGTGCCCGACGCCTCGCGCAGCGTGAGCGTGGCGCAGAGCCTGATCGGCGACAGCCGGGTGAAGTACATCGCCGAGCTCAACGCCGACTACCACCGAGTGCGCACCCAGCACGCCAACAAGAAGCAGGTGCCGCTGTGGCCGCTGGCCCAGGCCCGCGCCAACAAGTGGCTGCCCGCCTTGCCCCCTCTCCCGCAGGCGGGAGAGGGCAGGGGTGAGGGTGCCTCCGAATCCGCCTGGGCCAGCTACCAACCCACCCAGCCGAAATTCATCGGCAAGCGCCAGTTCAAGAACTTCGACCTCGCCGAGATCGCGAAATACATCGACTGGGGCCCGTTCTTCCAGACCTGGGACCTCGCCGGCCCCTACCCCGCGATCCTGAGCGACGAGGTGGTGGGCGAGCAGGCCACCAAGGTGTTCGCCGATGCGCAGGCCATGCTCAAGAAGATCATCGAAGGCCGCTGGCTCAGCGCCAACGGCGTGATCGGCCTGTACCCGGCCAACACGGTGAACGACGACGACATCGAGCTCTACACCGACGAGAGCCGCAGCCAGGTGGCGCTCACCTGGCACGGCCTGCGCCAGCAGACCGAGAAGCAGGAGGTGGACGGCGTGCTGCGCCCCAGCCGCTGCCTGGCCGATTTCGTGGCGCCCAAGGGGGTCGCCAACGACTATGTGGGCCTGTTCGCCGTCACCGCCGGCCTGGGCGCCGACAAGAAGGAGCGGCAGTTCCTGGACGCCAACGACGACTACTCGGCCATCCTGTTCAAGTCGCTCGCCGACCGCCTGGCCGAAGCCTTCGCCGAGTGCCTGCACCACCGCGTGCGCACCGACCTCTGGGGCTACGCGGCCGACGAGGCGCTCAGCAGCGAAGACCTCATCAAAGAGAAATACCAGGGCATCCGCCCCGCGCCGGGCTACCCGGCCTGCCCCGACCATTCGGTCAAGCGCGCCATGTTCGCGCTGCTGCAGGCCGACGAGATCGGCATGGCGCTGACCGAAAGCCTGGCCATGACGCCCGCGGCCAGCGTGAGCGGCTTCTACCTGAGCCACCCGGACAGCAGCTACTTCAACGTCGGCAAGATCGGGGAAGACCAGGTGCAGGACCTGGCCGAGCGCAGCGGCGTGGCCGCCAGCGAACTGCGGCGCTGGCTCGGGCCCAACTTGTAA
- a CDS encoding D-hexose-6-phosphate mutarotase has protein sequence MTLDHLNAAHAIPDQLAFIAGPGGLPLIEVHNAHASAQVSLHGGQVLRFRPHTASADLLFVSERARYQVGTAIRGGVPVCWPWFGPDPEGLGRPNHGFARTRLWSVAGTTALPDGATRIALALTDTPDTRAIWPHGFQLMLEITVGPSLRLALLTRNTGGQPFTIAQALHSYLAVGELAQTTVAGLDGCHCIDKAAGASGALRQQVGAVTFTSEVDRIYTGAPAALSVQDGAGQRTLRIRSEGSRSAVVWNPGATLAAGMADLADDEYQRFVCVETANVADDAVTVPPGGEHRLVAEIGWQAGPG, from the coding sequence ATGACACTCGACCACCTGAACGCCGCCCACGCCATCCCCGATCAACTGGCCTTCATCGCCGGGCCAGGCGGCCTGCCGCTGATCGAGGTCCACAACGCGCACGCCAGCGCGCAGGTGTCCCTGCACGGCGGCCAGGTGCTGCGGTTCCGCCCGCACACGGCCAGCGCCGACCTGCTGTTCGTGAGCGAGCGCGCCAGGTACCAGGTGGGCACGGCGATCCGGGGCGGCGTCCCGGTGTGCTGGCCCTGGTTTGGCCCCGACCCCGAGGGCCTGGGCCGGCCCAACCACGGTTTCGCGCGCACAAGGCTGTGGTCGGTCGCTGGCACCACCGCCCTGCCCGACGGCGCCACGCGCATCGCGCTGGCGCTGACGGACACACCCGACACCCGGGCGATCTGGCCGCACGGTTTTCAGCTGATGCTGGAGATCACCGTCGGCCCGAGCCTGCGGCTGGCACTGCTGACCCGCAACACCGGCGGCCAGCCGTTCACCATCGCCCAGGCGCTGCACAGCTACCTGGCGGTGGGCGAACTGGCGCAGACCACCGTGGCCGGGCTGGACGGCTGCCACTGCATCGACAAGGCGGCCGGCGCCTCGGGCGCGTTGCGGCAGCAGGTCGGCGCGGTCACGTTCACGTCCGAGGTGGACCGCATCTACACCGGCGCCCCCGCCGCGTTGAGCGTACAGGACGGTGCCGGGCAACGCACGCTGCGCATCCGCAGCGAAGGCAGCCGCAGCGCCGTGGTGTGGAACCCCGGGGCCACCCTGGCGGCCGGCATGGCCGATCTGGCGGACGACGAATACCAGCGCTTCGTCTGCGTGGAAACCGCCAACGTGGCGGACGACGCGGTGACGGTGCCCCCGGGTGGCGAACACCGGCTGGTGGCCGAGATCGGCTGGCAGGCCGGACCGGGCTGA
- a CDS encoding chalcone isomerase family protein: MKPSSLPQLILATALLAATSVSGAATAFEKTTVLAGSTLVMNGTGTRYKAIFKVYDMAMYLPATAKTSEAVLALPGPKKLSFVAQRKVSGTDLGLAFLRGLKDNNPPELMRKHTLSTTRLIDIFSGKSHVDEGHTFAMEFVPGKGTQFFIQGVAQGDAIDDAEFFQMVLRIWLGNDPVDMRLKEGLLGN; encoded by the coding sequence ATGAAGCCCTCTTCCCTGCCCCAGCTGATACTGGCCACGGCGCTGCTCGCCGCCACCAGCGTTTCCGGCGCGGCCACCGCCTTTGAAAAAACCACCGTCCTGGCGGGCAGCACGCTGGTGATGAACGGCACCGGCACGCGCTACAAGGCGATCTTCAAGGTGTACGACATGGCGATGTACCTGCCCGCCACCGCGAAGACCTCCGAGGCGGTGCTGGCGCTGCCCGGCCCGAAGAAGCTGAGCTTCGTGGCGCAGCGCAAGGTCTCGGGCACCGACCTGGGCCTGGCCTTCCTGCGCGGCCTGAAGGACAACAACCCGCCCGAGCTGATGCGCAAGCACACGCTCTCGACCACGCGCCTGATCGACATCTTTTCGGGCAAGAGCCATGTGGACGAGGGCCACACCTTTGCCATGGAGTTCGTCCCGGGCAAGGGCACGCAGTTCTTCATCCAGGGTGTGGCCCAGGGCGATGCCATCGACGACGCGGAGTTTTTCCAGATGGTGCTGCGCATCTGGCTGGGCAACGACCCGGTCGACATGCGTCTGAAGGAAGGCCTGCTCGGCAACTGA
- a CDS encoding DUF2164 domain-containing protein: protein MSIELSKEARQQATTSIERYFREHMDEPIGNVAAGGLLNFFLKEIGPSIYNRAVADAQERLLGRVQELDIEVHEDEFGYWKAASRPPRGRG from the coding sequence ATGAGCATCGAACTCTCCAAAGAAGCCCGCCAGCAGGCCACCACCTCCATCGAGCGCTATTTCCGCGAACACATGGACGAGCCCATCGGCAACGTGGCCGCGGGCGGGCTGCTGAACTTCTTTCTGAAGGAGATCGGCCCGAGCATCTACAACCGGGCCGTGGCCGACGCGCAGGAGCGCCTGCTGGGCCGGGTGCAGGAGCTGGACATCGAGGTGCACGAGGACGAGTTCGGCTACTGGAAGGCGGCCAGCCGCCCGCCCCGCGGCCGCGGCTGA
- a CDS encoding double zinc ribbon domain-containing protein, which translates to MAVCAACGAENGDRARFCQGCGTPLGAKPSAPRHEPQAPTQAAGLLQTCPACQSKNPLAATACRTCRASLLPALATPSRKAAPVARGPNAGRLVLVGLVLASAAAGGWWFGTNREKAAPATPRVAVVAPDAGPSTP; encoded by the coding sequence ATGGCGGTGTGTGCAGCATGTGGGGCTGAAAACGGGGACAGAGCGCGGTTCTGCCAAGGTTGCGGGACCCCGCTGGGGGCCAAGCCCTCGGCCCCACGCCACGAGCCCCAGGCCCCCACCCAGGCCGCGGGGCTGTTGCAGACCTGCCCGGCCTGCCAGTCCAAGAACCCGTTGGCCGCCACGGCCTGCCGGACCTGCCGCGCCTCCCTGCTCCCCGCGCTGGCGACGCCCAGCCGCAAGGCCGCGCCTGTGGCCCGGGGGCCGAACGCCGGCCGGCTCGTGTTGGTGGGCCTCGTGCTGGCGAGCGCCGCGGCGGGCGGCTGGTGGTTCGGCACGAACCGCGAGAAAGCCGCGCCGGCAACGCCGAGGGTGGCGGTCGTGGCGCCGGACGCGGGGCCCTCAACCCCCTGA